In a single window of the Gossypium hirsutum isolate 1008001.06 chromosome D02, Gossypium_hirsutum_v2.1, whole genome shotgun sequence genome:
- the LOC107907974 gene encoding uncharacterized protein, giving the protein MVEGTPVGTHILKMIGYIESLERLGFLIGVELAIDVILQSLLDSFSQFVLNFKKNEINKTFLQLLNMLQTVESIMKKIGPKPILIVRKDKGKGKAKAKVKPNKGKVALKPKAGIAKEEKCFHCGKTGH; this is encoded by the coding sequence ATGGTAGAGGGAACTCCTGTTGGAACTCACATTCTCAAGATGATAGGCTATATTGAAAGCCTTGAAAGACTAGGATTCCTTATAGGTGTGGAGTTGGCCATCGATGTTATCCTGCAATCATTGCTGGATAGTTTTAGCCAATTTGTCCTTAATTTCAAAAAGAATGAGATTAATAAGACTTTTCTACAGTTGCTCAACATGTTACAAACTGTTGAAAGTATCATGAAAAagattgggcctaagcccattctgATTGTTCGCAAGGATAAGGGCAAAGGAAAGGCTAAGGCTAAGGTCAAGCCCAACAAAGGAAAAGTTGCATTGAAACCTAAAGCAGGAATTGCTAAGGAAGAAAAATGTTTCCATTGTGGTAAGACCGGACATTGA